TGCCAGCCCGCTCAGAGATGTGTATAAGAGACAGGTCTTCACCAACGACCCCGCGGTCATTACCCAAAGTGCGACCTTCCTCCGGTTCTCCGCCCTGTCGTTCGGATTCATCGGCGTCATGCGGGCGTACACCGGCGGGTTCCGGGGGGCAGGGAAGACGATGATCGCCGCCGCGGTCTCGGTGATCTCGCTCGGACTCGTTCGGTTGCCGATCGCGTGGCTCGGGACGGCAGCGCTGGGAACTGTCGGACTCTGGATCGCGTTCCCGGTTTCGAACGTTGCCGGCGGTCTCGTCGCGTATCTGTGGTTCAAACGAGGGAGCTGGCGCGAGGGAGATCTCACCGATTCGGATGCCGGTACAGACGTCGCCGGAGCGGAAGCGTCGTCGATGGACGACTGACGTCGATGGTCGACGGCTAAATCGACCACACTCCACACGACGATCGACGCACAGCGGTGGACTGACCGATTGCCAAAGGGTACTTACCCCGGAAGGCGGTATTATCGCGTAATGAGTGCCCAGGAAGCCGAACAGTCCGACCGGAAGAAATACGAGTTCCGGAAGGTCATCGAGGATCTGAAGGAGTACGAAGGATCAGGAACGCAGCTCGTTTCGATCTACGTCACGCCGGGCGAGATGATCAGTGACATCGTCGCGCACGTCAACGAGGAGTACTCCGAGGCGTCGAACATCAAGTCGAAACAGACCCGGACCAACGTCCAGGACGCGCTGAAGTCGATCAAGGACCGCCTCCGATACTACGACAACCCCCCCGAAAACGGGATGGCGGTGTTCAGCGGCGCGATCGATACTGGAGGGGGGCGGACCGACATGGTCACCCGGGTTCTCGAAGATCCGCCCCAACCCATCCAGTCGTCGCTGTACCGGTGTTCCTCGGAGTTCGTGACCGAGCCCTTAGAGCACATGCTCGCCGATCAGGGACTGTTCGGGCTGATCGTTCTCGACCGGCGGGAGGCGAACGTGGGCTGGCTCCGTGGCAAGCGCGTCGTTCCCGTCAAGTCCGCATCCTCGCTGGTCCCCGGAAAGCAGCGAAAGGGTGGTCAGTCCGCCCAGCGGTTCGCCCGCCTGCGGCTGGAGGCGATCGACAACTTCTATCAGGAGGTCGCGGGGATGGCGAACGACCTGATGGTGCCCGAGCGCCACGAGATCGACGGCATCCTGGTGGGTGGACCCTCACCCACCAAAGACGAGTTCCTCGACGGCGATTACCTCCACCACGAGCTCGGCGAGGAGGTGATCGGGAAGTTCGACGTGGCGTACACCGACGAATCGGGCCTCTCCGATCTCGTGGATTCGGCGGGCGACGCGCTCGCCGATCAGGAGGTAATGCAGGACAAAGCCGAGATGGAGGAGTTCTTCGCTGAACTCCACGGCGGCGATCTCGCGACCTACGGGTTCGGCCCCACGCGGGAAAACCTCGTGCTCGGCTCGGTCGATCGGCTCCTCATCTCCGAGGAGCTCCGCGACGACGTCGTGATCTACGAGTGTCCGGATGGCCACGAGGACCGCAAGCTCGTCGGTCGGCGAAGCGACACGCCGGAACACACCTGTGAGAAGTGTGGTGCGGAGCCGGAAGACATCGAGCGCGAGGACGCGATCGAGCATCTGATGGAAATCGCCGACAGCCGCGGTACGGAGACCAAGTTCATCTCCGAGGACTTCGAGAAGGGCGAGCAGCTCCTGAACGCGTTCGGCGGGATCGCCGGAATCCTCCGCTACTCGACAGGAGTCTGACGCGCCCCATCCGAAACCGGACGCCAGCAGTCGGTTTGACTGAGCGAAACCGTCGGCGGGGCGAAGCAAATTATATAACCGCCCGGGTGGAGAGAATACGTAACGATCCATGGTCTCGCCCGGCAAACTCACCGCTCTCACGGCGCTCGCGGACGGTTCGGCTCCGGAGTACGAACCCACGATCGATCCCGACACCGGCGCGGTCAGCTATCCGGAGGTGGCGCGGTTGCTCGACGACGAGGATCCGACCGCCTTCGAGGCGCTCGAATCGCTGGCTCGTCGCGAGATCCTCGGCAAGACCTTCGAGGAGAAGGTGTACGTCTGTCCCGGCTGCGGGGCCGAGGGGATGCAGTACACCACGGCCTGTCCGGGCTGTGGCTCGGGGTACACCATCGAGACGGAACTGTTCGAACATCTCGACTGTGGCCACATCGCACCCCGAGTAGAGTTCGAGGCGGGTCCGGACGAGCTCGTCTGTCCCGGGTGCGAGGCGACGCTCGACGAGGCCACCGAGAACGTCGAGCAGGGCATGCGCCACGTCTGTCAGGACTGTGATTCGTACTTCGAACAGCCCGAACACGGCCTCCGGTGTCGTGAGTGTACGGACATCTACGTGCCGAGCGAAGGGAAAGAGCGCGTGCTCTGTCGGTACAGCCTCACCGATTCGGGCCAGCGATGGGTCGAGACCCAGCTTTCGGCCCGCGAGTCGGTCGTCGAACTGCTGACCGATCGCGGGTTCGACGCGAGCGCGAACACGACGGTCCAGGGCGACTCCGGAACGGACCATCCGGTGCACGTCTACGGCGAGGACGAACTCCTCGACAGCCGGATCGTGGTGGCGATCCACGAGCGCCCCGATCGAGAGGACGCTGCCGAACTCCGTGACGTCGCTGCCGATCTCGACGCGCGGCCCATGATGGTCACCACGCTCGGCTCGGTCGCGACCTCGGTGGCCACCCTCGCCGAGCGCGACGACCTCCGCATCCTGAGTGCGCAGACCGACGGCACGCTCGAACACGACTACGAGGTGACCGACGACCCGCGCACGACACAGTCACTGGTCCAGCGGATCGCCTCGGCCGTCAAACAGCCCTGATCCGGCCGCGACGACCGACCGGTTTTTCGCGTCACTCGCGAACGCTTTCGAGCTGCCGTCGTCGCCGTCCGAGATCCACCTGC
This is a stretch of genomic DNA from Halococcus salifodinae DSM 8989. It encodes these proteins:
- a CDS encoding MATE family efflux transporter produces the protein ASPLRDVYKRQVFTNDPAVITQSATFLRFSALSFGFIGVMRAYTGGFRGAGKTMIAAAVSVISLGLVRLPIAWLGTAALGTVGLWIAFPVSNVAGGLVAYLWFKRGSWREGDLTDSDAGTDVAGAEASSMDD
- a CDS encoding TackOD1 domain-containing metal-binding protein encodes the protein MVSPGKLTALTALADGSAPEYEPTIDPDTGAVSYPEVARLLDDEDPTAFEALESLARREILGKTFEEKVYVCPGCGAEGMQYTTACPGCGSGYTIETELFEHLDCGHIAPRVEFEAGPDELVCPGCEATLDEATENVEQGMRHVCQDCDSYFEQPEHGLRCRECTDIYVPSEGKERVLCRYSLTDSGQRWVETQLSARESVVELLTDRGFDASANTTVQGDSGTDHPVHVYGEDELLDSRIVVAIHERPDREDAAELRDVAADLDARPMMVTTLGSVATSVATLAERDDLRILSAQTDGTLEHDYEVTDDPRTTQSLVQRIASAVKQP
- the prf1 gene encoding peptide chain release factor aRF-1, which translates into the protein MSAQEAEQSDRKKYEFRKVIEDLKEYEGSGTQLVSIYVTPGEMISDIVAHVNEEYSEASNIKSKQTRTNVQDALKSIKDRLRYYDNPPENGMAVFSGAIDTGGGRTDMVTRVLEDPPQPIQSSLYRCSSEFVTEPLEHMLADQGLFGLIVLDRREANVGWLRGKRVVPVKSASSLVPGKQRKGGQSAQRFARLRLEAIDNFYQEVAGMANDLMVPERHEIDGILVGGPSPTKDEFLDGDYLHHELGEEVIGKFDVAYTDESGLSDLVDSAGDALADQEVMQDKAEMEEFFAELHGGDLATYGFGPTRENLVLGSVDRLLISEELRDDVVIYECPDGHEDRKLVGRRSDTPEHTCEKCGAEPEDIEREDAIEHLMEIADSRGTETKFISEDFEKGEQLLNAFGGIAGILRYSTGV